The following are from one region of the Salvia splendens isolate huo1 chromosome 2, SspV2, whole genome shotgun sequence genome:
- the LOC121782079 gene encoding uncharacterized protein LOC121782079 produces the protein MADLNEETMRANASPEALKRLFSLSRLSSEQGFESAGSESRHGSTLAFEGSSKYHEADLQSSSVEVGSTRMNSEISMETHLTPRNWSLERGMAKKKQSYRVAGGEDGLSTNTVVQESQHGTESSCSNSLPVVVPVSFSYQSYQETSKDAYLFRNCGSSMESSNFDHSPEEQVTASSESGVSAQMASKARRNANARNSSVKILWLGGNHSSSMIKRESRDLEAASPEEGQLLKQSDDVRCVSGERTMRHEMSREGKSLETGSEVMDKYKEELWVDESADSSMVKRCKKSVKDEDKAITGFDLNKDLNSNAQDNCVQPALPCVSSHGVVRVVAKAGIPSSRLPMIPLEFEGGLGWKGTSKTSAFRSTKNSDGRRCSTNHGTKDLEGFKGIDLNIAVEEDIPAYGTPTEQAKSPWIDLNCLYEADEELPQPKLDRSSLGDLKLDTERSSNNHWLGQFHGNKKNVELSSDFSFNRNVYSSDFSSIQHMDNTDHTLMASPQYLQRMELVPRHILSSGPMPYDRYFHEHGIFPGAYNAPHTGQFVHEQSTSSKMAAFAPKLEAKTEELLSANGSKSEGPRYFPFLSNERMTHQEAWYAASLKRKEPEGGLDCFHLGYKQLT, from the coding sequence ATGGCTGACCTAAATGAGGAGACGATGCGTGCAAATGCGTCTCCGGAAGCATTGAAGAGGCTGTTTTCACTGTCAAGACTGTCGAGCGAACAAGGGTTTGAATCAGCGGGTAGTGAGAGTAGACACGGGTCGACTCTGGCCTTCGAGGGTAGCTCGAAATACCATGAGGCTGATCTGCAATCATCGTCCGTTGAAGTTGGTTCTACGCGGATGAATAGTGAGATTAGCATGGAGACGCATTTAACTCCCAGGAATTGGAGTCTTGAAAGGGGTATGGCGAAGAAGAAACAGAGCTATCGTGTGGCTGGTGGTGAGGATGGGTTGAGCACGAATACGGTGGTGCAAGAATCCCAACACGGGACTGAATCTTCGTGTTCGAACTCTTTACCTGTCGTGGTTCCTGTTTCCTTCTCCTACCAAAGCTATCAGGAGACCTCGAAAGATGCTTACTTGTTTAGGAATTGTGGGAGCTCGATGGAAAGTTCGAACTTTGATCACAGCCCGGAAGAGCAGGTAACTGCCAGTTCTGAATCGGGCGTATCTGCTCAAATGGCGAGTAAGGCTAGAAGAAACGCGAATGCTAGGAATAGTAGTGTGAAGATTTTGTGGTTGGGAGGGAATCATTCTTCATCGATGATCAAGCGAGAGAGCAGGGATCTCGAGGCAGCAAGTCCGGAAGAAGGACAACTTCTGAAACAGAGTGACGACGTGAGATGCGTCTCTGGAGAAAGAACGATGAGGCATGAAATGTCTAGGGAAGGCAAATCACTAGAGACGGGATCTGAGGTAATGGACAAATACAAGGAGGAGCTTTGGGTGGACGAATCTGCAGATTCATCGATGGTGAAACGCTGTAAGAAATCCGTGAAAGACGAGGATAAGGCTATTACTGGATTTGATCTCAACAAAGACTTAAACTCGAATGCGCAGGACAACTGTGTTCAGCCGGCTTTGCCTTGTGTCTCGTCTCACGGTGTGGTACGCGTCGTAGCAAAAGCCGGAATACCAAGTAGCAGACTGCCTATGATTCCTTTGGAATTCGAAGGCGGCCTAGGCTGGAAGGGTACTTCCAAAACAAGCGCTTTTCGTTCCACAAAGAATTCAGATGGAAGAAGATGCTCCACGAATCACGGGACAAAAGACCTTGAGGGCTTCAAAGGCATCGACCTCAACATTGCTGTTGAAGAAGATATTCCTGCCTATGGGACTCCAACGGAGCAAGCCAAGAGCCCTTGGATCGATCTCAATTGCCTCTACGAGGCTGATGAAGAGCTTCCTCAACCTAAATTGGACAGATCATCGTTGGGAGACTTGAAGTTGGACACGGAGAGGTCCAGCAACAACCACTGGCTCGGTCAATTCCATGGAAACAAAAAAAACGTTGAGTTGTCGTCTGATTTCAGTTTCAACAGGAACGTTTATTCATCTGATTTTAGCAGTATACAACATATGGATAACACTGACCATACCCTAATGGCTTCACCGCAATATCTCCAGCGAATGGAGCTCGTACCACGACATATCCTATCATCTGGCCCCATGCCCTACGACAGATATTTCCATGAACATGGCATTTTCCCGGGAGCATACAACGCCCCTCATACGGGCCAGTTTGTCCATGAGCAGAGCACTAGTAGCAAGATGGCCGCGTTTGCCCCAAAACTCGAGGCCAAGACCGAAGAGCTCTTGTCAGCAAATGGGAGCAAGAGTGAGGGGCCTAGGTATTTCccctttctctctaatgagcgTATGACGCATCAAGAAGCTTGGTATGCGGCCTCTTTGAAAAGGAAGGAGCCTGAGGGAGGGCTCGATTGCTTCCACCTCGGCTACAAACAGCTAACTTAG
- the LOC121780415 gene encoding V-type proton ATPase subunit G-like — MDQTRAHGSIQMLLSAEHEAQQIVADARNLKLARLRQAKEEADREVAKYKAQMEAEYQKSVSDSSGSSDSTVKRLEVETEAKIKSLKEIGGKVSPEVVRMLLKHIIVVKS; from the exons ATGGATCAAACGAGAGCGCATGGAAGCATTCAGATGCTGCTTAGCGCAGAACACGAGGCTCAACAGATTGTGGCGGATGCTAGAAACT TGAAATTGGCACGGTTGAGGCAGGCGAAGGAGGAAGCGGATAGGGAAGTCGCCAAGTACAAGGCCCAAATGGAAGCCGAGTACCAAAAGAGTGTTTCTGAT TCTTCTGGGAGCTCGGATTCGACAGTGAAAAGGCTGGAGGTGGAGACGGAGGCGAAGATTAAAAGCTTGAAGGAAATTGGAGGGAAAGTATCCCCTGAGGTTGTGAGAATGCTTCTCAAGCATATAATTGTTGTCAAATCTTGA
- the LOC121782085 gene encoding ran-binding protein M homolog, which yields MSEATSQSEIPAKDSIGDYFLDLWCHTSKTLALKPETGAESELYDDEEEEQPTALDTLNSSGGFSVVGPDKLSLLYPNVNLHRHDVGVVQANHSAPLKRMLYYFEIYVKNAGAKGQIAIGFTTSAFKVRRQPGWEANSCGYHGVDGFLYRGHGKGEAFGPTFTAGDTVGGGINYAMQEFFFTKNGVLVGSVYKEVKGPVFPTVAVHSQNEEVTVNFGQDPFVFDLKAYEAEQRAKQQVKIDNISIPPDASYGIVRSYLQHNGYEETLKLLDIAGQSTVPPISVAPENGVSEEEMYALSERKTIRQLIKSGKIDETFSTLGKWYPQIIEDGTSTICFLLHCQKFIELVRDGKLEEAVLYGRREFDKFKKSSAFDDLVKDCAALLAYDQPSKSSVGYLLGDSQKELVADAVNAIILSTNPNVKDPSLCKHSSLERIIRQVTVCFLEKMSLNGDQGEAFRLSRILKSSKKS from the exons ATGTCTGAAGCGACTTCGCAGAGCGAAATTCCGGCGAAAGATTCAATTGGCGATTACTTCCTCGATCTCTGGTGCCACACCTCCAAAACCCTAGCCCTAAAACCCGAAACCGGCGCCGAATCCGAATTGTacgatgatgaggaggaggaacaGCCTACGGCGCTGGACACGCTGAATAGCTCGGGCGGGTTCTCGGTGGTGGGCCCTGACAAGCTGTCGCTGCTGTATCCGAACGTCAATTTGCACAGGCATGACGTCGGAGTGGTGCAGGCGAATCATTCCGCGCCGCTGAAGAGGATGCTTTATTATTTTGAGATTTATGTGAAGAATGCGGGGGCAAAAGGGCAGATTGCGATAGGATTTACGACCTCTGCCTTCAAAGTCCGCCGTCAACCAGG CTGGGAGGCAAACAGTTGTGGATATCATGGTGTTGACGGATTCCTTTACCGTGGGCATGGAAAAGGTGAGGCATTCGGCCCGACTTTCACAGCTGGCGATACAGTTGGTGGAGGTATCAACTATGCTATGCAGGAGTTCTTTTTCAC AAAAAATGGAGTTTTAGTAGGCTCTGTCTATAAGGAAGTTAAGGGTCCAGTGTTCCCTACTGTTGCCGTCCATAGCCAAAATGAGGA GGTTACTGTAAACTTTGGACAAGATCCATTTGTCTTTGATCTCAAA GCGTATGAAGCGGAACAGAGGGCTAAGCAACAAGTAAAGATTGATAATATCTCAATACCACCGGACGCTAGTTATGG GATAGTTCGATCATATTTACAACACAATGGATACGAAGAGACTCTGAAATTGCTTGACATTGCCGGGCAAAGTACTGTGCCTCCCATCTCTGTAGCTCCAGAAAATGGTGTTAGTGAGGAGGAGATGTATGCTTTAAGTGAGAGGAAGACTATTCGCCAG CTAATAAAGTCTGGCAAGATTGATGAGACGTTTTCTACACTTGGAAAGTGGTATCCACAGATTATTGAG GATGGCACATCAACTATTTGCTTTTTGCTACATTGCCAAAAATTCATTGAGCTTGTTCGG GATGGAAAGCTAGAAGAAGCTGTACTGTATGGGAGAAGGGAGTTTGACAAGTTCAAGAAGTCTTCAGCATTTGATGATCTAGTTAAG GATTGTGCTGCATTACTAGCCTATGACCAACCAAGCAAGTCGTCTGTTGGATACCTTCTAGGTGATTCTCAAAAAGAGCTGGTGGCGGATGCAGTAAATGCCATCATTTTGTCCACAAATCCGAACGTGAAAGACCCTTCCCTTTGCAAGCACTCATCTCTCGAGAGAATAATACGACAGGTTACGGTCTGCTTTCTGGAGAAGATGTCCCTAAATGGGGATCAAGGTGAAGCCTTCCGATTGAGCAGAATCCTGAAGAGTAGTAAGAAATCTTAA
- the LOC121782094 gene encoding basic leucine zipper 34-like: MESTSGRAKSRENGKLLPFSHFSSHPAAPMQSVIEEEQPSWLDDLLSDTRTLFHRGHRRSASDSCVYLEAEAFVLDDESEFVNAYFGSPPGPKDQEKFTKDSGEVVSLVHDSSEQNVEGSADCQAKIDGSKTELKRAKQHNAQRSRVRKLQYIAHLERTVENLKAEGAGVSAELEFMEQQNMLLTMENQALRQRLESISQEQMIKQWEQGILEREIGRLQSMYHMQKQQQMHPQHNQLPKHRRSRTSLDDHVNHSIAMKTKDAIPNNGPIRV; this comes from the exons ATGGAAAGCACAAGTGGCAGGGCCAAATCTAGGGAAAATGGGAAGCTGTTGCCATTTTCCCATTTCTCCTCCCACCCTGCCGCGCCGATGCAATCCGTGATCGAGGAGGAGCAACCCTCGTGGCTGGACGATCTTCTCAGCGACACGAGGACTCTCTTCCACAGAGGCCACCGGCGCTCAGCCAGCGACTCTTGTGTTTACCTGGAAGCGGAGGCGTTTGTGTTGGACGACGAATCCGAATTTGTCAACGCCTATTTTGGATCCCCTCCGGGACCTAAAGACCAAGAGAAATTCACAAAG GATTCAGGAGAAGTGGTTTCTTTGGTACATGATTCTAGTGAACAGAACGTCGAGGGATCTGCCGACTGTCAAGCGAAGATTGATGGATCCAAGACAGAGTTAAAACGCGCTAAGCA GCACAATGCGCAGCGGTCGAGAGTAAGGAAGCTTCAATACATAGCTCATCTCGAGAGGACTGTTGAGAATCTCAAG GCGGAAGGAGCTGGAGTCTCAGCCGAGCTCGAGTTCATGGAGCAACAGAACATGCTCTTGACAATGGAAAACCAAGCACTGAGGCAGCGGCTCGAGAGCATCTCCCAGGAGCAGATGATCAAACAAT GGGAGCAAGGTATTCTGGAGCGAGAAATCGGGAGGCTGCAGTCTATGTATCACATGCAGAAGCAACAACAGATGCATCCGCAACATAACCAACTTCCTAAACACAGACGAAGCAGAACCAGCCTCGACGATCATGTCAACCATAGTATCGCCATGAAGACCAAGGATGCAATCCCCAACAATGGTCCCATTCGCGTCTAA
- the LOC121782103 gene encoding myb-related protein 330-like, with the protein MGRSPCCEKAHTNKGAWSKEEDERLISYIRAHGEGGWRSLPKAAGLLRCGKSCRLRWINYLRPDLKRGNFTKEEDDVIIKLHSLLGNKWSLIAGRLAGRTDNEIKNYWNTHIKRKLLSRGMDPQTHRPINHPAAAKIDSTPPPPPKENNSSSADNTSTTTTTEEEENCGGGLDLDLDLCIGIPSHANKYRKKESFNLKSCYDFLR; encoded by the exons ATGGGGCGATCGCCTTGCTGTGAGAAGGCACACACAAACAAGGGCGCGTGGAGCAAAGAAGAAGACGAGAGACTAATCAGCTACATCCGCGCTCACGGCGAGGGCGGCTGGCGTTCCCTTCCTAAAGCTGCAG gaTTGTTGAGATGTGGAAAAAGCTGTAGATTGAGATGGATAAACTATCTGAGGCCTGATCTCAAGAGAGGCAATTTCACCAAAGAAGAAGATGACGTCATTATCAAATTGCACAGCTTGCTTGGAAACAA ATGGTCTTTGATAGCTGGGAGATTGGCGGGAAGAACAGACAATGAGATCAAGAACTATTGGAACACGCACATCAAACGCAAGCTTCTAAGCCGTGGCATGGACCCACAAACACACCGCCCAATCAATCATCCCGCCGCCGCAAAAATCGACTCAACTCCGCCGCCTCCACCTAAAGAAAACAACTCCTCTTCCGCCGACAACAccagcaccaccaccaccacggAGGAGGAGGAAAACTGCGGCGGTGGGcttgatttggatttggatttgtgTATAGGAATCCCATCTCACGCCAATAAGTATAGGAAAAAGGAGTCTTTCAATTTGAAGTCTTGCTATGATTTCTTGAGATGA